The following proteins are encoded in a genomic region of Gossypium hirsutum isolate 1008001.06 chromosome D05, Gossypium_hirsutum_v2.1, whole genome shotgun sequence:
- the LOC107903637 gene encoding probable protein phosphatase 2C 39 — translation MTGKEILHKMKEKVQEKVGLNPSNNAESGKGKSKMSKNITHGYHLVKGKANHPMEDYVFAEFKQVNGSELGLFAIFDGHLSHVIPDYLKANLFNNILNEPDFWTEPENAIRKAYRLTDTNILEQAIDLGKGGSTAVTAILINCQKLVIANVGDSRAVISKNGVAKQLSVDHEPASERESIENRGGFVSNFPGDVARVDGQLAVARAFGDKSLKKHLTSEPDVSIETIDDDTDLIILASDGLWKVMSNQEAVDAIKGIKDARSAAKHLTEEAVKRNSKDDISIIVVKF, via the exons ATGACTGGCAAAGAAATCCTCCACAAGATGAAG GAGAAAGTTCAAGAAAAAGTAGGCTTAAACCCTTCTAATAATGCTGAATCTGGAAAAGGGAAGAGTAAGATGTCGAAGAATATAACACATGGTTATCATTTAGTGAAGGGGAAAGCGAATCATCCAATGGAAGACTACGTTTTCGCGGAGTTTAAGCAAGTCAATGGCAGTGAGCTCGGTTTATTTGCCATATTCGATGGCCATTTGAGCCATGTTATTCCCGATTATTTGAAGGCGAACTTGTTTAACAATATCTTGAATGAG CCCGACTTTTGGACGGAACCAGAGAATGCGATTAGGAAAGCGTATCGTTTAACGGATACAAATATATTGGAACAAGCCATTGATTTGGGCAAAGGGGGTTCAACGGCTGTGACAGCAATATTGATCAACTGCCAGAAGCTGGTAATAGCAAATGTTGGCGATTCCCGGGCTGTGATTTCTAAGAACGGCGTGGCTAAGCAGCTTTCAGTTGATCATGAGCCCGCTTCTGAAAGGGAGAGCATTGAAAATAGAGGCGGTTTTGTTTCGAACTTTCCAG GGGATGTCGCGCGTGTTGACGGCCAGCTTGCGGTGGCGAGAGCATTTGGTGACAAGAGTTTAAAGAAACATCTTACTTCGGAGCCAGATGTGAGCATTGAAACAATCGATGATGATACCGACCTCATAATATTGGCTAGTGATGGTTTATGGAAG GTAATGTCAAACCAAGAAGCTGTCGACGCTATCAAAGGCATTAAGGATGCTCGATCTGCTGCAAAGCACCTAACTGAGGAAGCTGTTAAGAGAAACAGCAAGGATGACATTTCCATCattgttgtaaaattttag
- the LOC107903635 gene encoding probable disease resistance protein At1g61300, whose protein sequence is MEYVEPGVGIANCLGPPLCKYLKYHRKLNDYVRNFGRIRDELNCKMADIELQLKAELLSPGGKIPKQGVENWLKGAKEMIAEAQDVEIKVRNGRYLCRAWNGKLVDEKTREMKEFRDKAPNASEALAMDGPSAGLPLPTSELVGEEAARKEIWACLMQEEVKKIGLWGMGGVGKATIMKHIHNDLLKEQRFERVIWVTISKEFNVMKVQDDIASALKLKEDLAIEGDKLRRAAILSEMLKKVGKHVLILDDVWDEVSLEEVGILEPSDSNGCKLVLTTRSEHVCKYMGCTVIKVKPLSAQQALTLFLSKVGPNIVQNKIVMPILRLVVEECAGLPLTIVVVASTLKGEEDPLIWKNALKELKERIEKVEGVEAKVIERLKFSFDHLKDEKMQHCFLYCAFYPEDFQIWKDELIECWIEEGFIDDMGTRQEMKEKGHVILKKLEENCLLENITNIRNQSCIKMHDAVREMALSITRMNPRYMIKASLQLEELPEKEQWSPDIEKVSLMYNSISEISIDVLPTKCQLLTTLLLQNNPIKKISISFFTNMPCLSVLNLAFTKIESLPNSISELKNLTTLLLRGCEEIRDLPCLSMLQELKKLDLSRTQIEEVPEGMDMLIKLRYLDLSVRTLKEIPAGLLPKLVHLQHLGFHESNEKTSLKAEEMEPLKKLECFTGRFEDIGELNKFISSMQQSKKNLIKYYLQVGSSLMGSTTDKVVTIGGVQNWEGELIMHPIEIQELIILRCDYLRNLVDDNSSFKNAIDLRICSIWGCKWIECVVPLSSFASSSAHPFQSLEVLNLQWLPKLSALIMNDEGIGSATTSTLVPSATFSHLKKIFVQGCSSMKTLLPHWLLPNLQNLEDIWVEKCDEIVEILGAATSEVEEKGSDALIQFHLPKLRKLSFR, encoded by the coding sequence ATGGAATACGTAGAGCCCGGTGTTGGCATTGCAAATTGTCTTGGACCTCCTCTTTGTAAATACTTGAAATATCACAGAAAGCTGAATGATTATGTGAGAAACTTCGGGAGGATCAGagatgaattgaattgtaaaatggCAGACATAGAGCTGCAATTGAAAGCAGAGCTTCTTTCTCCTGGAGGGAAGATACCAAAGCAAGGAGTTGAAAATTGGTTGAAAGGTGCGAAAGAGATGATTGCGGAAGCACAGGATGTAGAAATTAAAGTCAGAAACGGGAGATATCTCTGTCGTGCTTGGAACGGAAAGCTGGTTGATGAAAAGACTCGAGAAATGAAGGAATTTCGTGATAAAGCTCCTAATGCCTCTGAAGCTCTTGCCATGGATGGTCCAAGTGCTGGGTTGCCACTGCCAACATCAGAACTAGTTGGGGAGGAAGCTGCCAGAAAAGAGATTTGGGCATGTTTGATGCAAGAGGAGGTAAAAAAGATTGGGCTTTGGGGGATGGGCGGTGTGGGTAAAGCCACAATCATGAAGCACATCCACAATGATCTTTTGAAAGAACAAAGATTCGAAAGAGTAATCTGGGTTACCATATCAAAGGAGTTCAATGTAATGAAGGTACAAGATGATATTGCAAGTGCTTTGAAGTTGAAGGAAGATTTGGCCATAGAAGGAGACAAGCTCAGACGAGCTGCAATCTTGTCAGAAATGCTGAAGAAAGTAGGAAAGCACGTTCTAATCCTAGATGATGTGTGGGATGAAGTCTCTCTAGAAGAAGTTGGGATCCTTGAGCCGAGTGACAGCAATGGCTGCAAGTTGGTGTTGACAACCCGTTCGGAGCATGTCTGTAAGTATATGGGTTGCACGGTGATAAAAGTGAAGCCCCTTTCAGCACAACAGGCATTGACACTATTCTTGAGTAAAGTTGGGCCTAACATAGTGcaaaataaaattgtaatgccAATTTTGAGGCTCGTTGTCGAAGAATGTGCGGGTCTGCCTCTTACAATTGTCGTCGTAGCTAGTACATTGAAAGGAGAAGAGGACCCTCTTATTTGGAAAAACGCACTCAAGGAATTGAAAGAGAGAATAGAAAAAGTGGAAGGAGTGGAAGCTAAAGTGATAGAGCGTTTGAAATTTAGCTTCGATCACTTAAAGGATGAGAAAATGCAGCATTGTTTCTTATATTGCGCATTTTATCCTGAAGATTTTCAAATTTGGAAGGATGAGCTAATTGAGTGCTGGATTGAGGAGGGATTCATAGATGATATGGGTACAAgacaagaaatgaaagaaaagggcCATGTTATTTTGAAGAAGTTAGAAGAGAATTGCTTGTTGGAAAATATTACCAATATACGTAATCAATCTTGCATAAAGATGCATGATGCAGTGAGAGAGATGGCATTGTCGATCACAAGAATGAATCCTCGATATATGATAAAAGCAAGTTTGCAATTAGAAGAGTTACCAGAAAAGGAGCAATGGAGTCCGGATATTGAGAAAGTGTCACTTATGTATAACTCCATATCAGAAATTTCCATAGATGTGCTGCCTACAAAATGCCAACTGCTCACAACCTTGTTATTGCAGAACAACCCTATAAAGAAGATCTCAATTTCTTTCTTCACAAACATGCCTTGTCTTAGTGTTCTCAATTTGGCTTTTACAAAGATCGAGAGTTTACCAAATTCCATCTCTGAACTAAAGAACCTCACAACATTGTTGCTTCGTGGCTGTGAAGAAATAAGAGATCTGCCATGTCTTTCGATGCTTCAAGAATTGAAGAAGTTGGATCTCTCTAGGACTCAAATTGAGGAAGTCCCTGAAGGAATGGATATGCTGATAAAGCTAAGATATCTTGATCTTAGTGTGCGCACTCTGAAAGAGATACCAGCTGGACTTTTACCAAAACTCGTTCACCTTCAGCACTTGGGTTTTCATGAGAGCAATGAAAAAACAAGTCTAAAAGCAGAGGAGATGGAACCATTGAAGAAGTTGGAGTGCTTTACCGGACGTTTCGAAGACATCGGTGAATTGAATAAGTTCATCTCCTCAATGCAACAAAGTAAGAAAAATCTCATCAAGTATTATTTACAGGTGGGCTCATCTCTTATGGGTAGTACAACAGATAAAGTAGTAACAATTGGAGGAGTCCAGAATTGGGAAGGTGAGTTAATTATGCACCCAATTGAAATTCAAGAGTTGATTATTTTAAGGTGCGACTATTTGAGAAACTTAGTCGATGATAATTCTTCCTTCAAAAATGCGATTGACTTGAGGATTTGTAGTATTTGGGGGTGTAAATGGATAGAGTGTGTTGTTCCCTTGTCCTCTTTTGCCTCTTCTTCCGCTCATCCATTTCAGAGCCTCGAGGTGTTGAATCTTCAATGGCTGCCAAAGTTGAGTGCCCTTATTATGAATGATGAAGGAATTGGTTCAGCAACAACATCAACATTGGTTCCGTCTGCCACCTTTTCCCATCTTAAGAAAATTTTTGTACAGGGATGCTCAAGTATGAAGACGTTGCTTCCACATTGGTTGCTTCCAAACCTCCAAAACCTGGAAGATATTTGGGTGGAAAAATGTGATGAGATAGTAGAAATATTGGGAGCAGCAACATCAGAAGttgaagaaaaagggagtgatgCATTAATCCAATTCCATCTTCCCAAATTGAGAAAGTTGTCATTCCGGTAA